A single genomic interval of Pyrus communis chromosome 5, drPyrComm1.1, whole genome shotgun sequence harbors:
- the LOC137734759 gene encoding Golgi SNAP receptor complex member 1-2, translating into MTDSNLELQESGWEELRREARKIEGDLDVKLSSYAKLGARFTQGGYVDSGSPPVSSSRSWKSMEMEIESLLEKLLDINDSMSRCAASATPATSVTQKLARHRDILHEFTQEFRRIKGNINSLREHAELLTSVRDDISEYKASGSMSPRMQILRERAAIHGSVSHIDEVISQAQTTRAVLGSQRALFGDVQGKVKNLSDKFPIIRGLLGSIRRRRSRDTLILSAVIAACTLFLIIYWLSK; encoded by the exons ATGACGGATTCGAATCTGGAGTTGCAGGAATCGGGTTGGGAGGAGCTGAGGAGAGAGGCCAGGAAGATTGAGGGAGATCTTGATGTGAAGCTCTCTTCTTACGCTAAGCTTGGTGCTAGGTTCACACAAGGAG GTTATGTAGATTCTGGGTCACCACCTGTTAGTTCGAGCAGGTCATGGAAGTCCATGGAAATGGAGATCGAGTCTTTGCTTGAGAAACTTTTGGATATCAATGATTCAATGAGTCGATGTGCTGCATCTGCTACACCAGCTACTTCTGTAACTCAGAAGCTAGCAAGGCATAGAGACATACTTCATGAGTTTACCCAg GAGTTTAGAAGAATCAAGGGGAACATAAATTCATTGAGGGAACATGCAGAGCTTCTGACTTCAGTCAGGGATGATATCAGTGAGTACAAg GCATCGGGGAGTATGTCACCAAGAATGCAAATACTACGGGAGAGAGCTGCCATCCACGGAAGCGTATCTCAT ATAGATGAGGTGATTAGTCAAGCTCAAACAACAAGGGCAGTCTTGGGCTCTCAAAGGGCTCTGTTTGGAGATGTTCAAGGGAAAGTGAAAAATCTAAGTGACAAGTTCCCTATAATCCGCGGCCTACTTG GTTCGATTCGAAGGCGGCGATCAAGAGACACTCTTATTCTGTCTGCAGTCATTGCAGCTTGTACCTTGTTTCTTATTATCTACTGgctttcaaaataa